Proteins encoded by one window of Methanothermobacter sp. K4:
- a CDS encoding tRNA-binding protein gives MWDTSKDYRLMVAVKAVDLFRRALEAGGFRGQWKKKPAIQAASEIERTLQSLIYSYLEPEDLAASSEMMGIEEKLKEIVDALGGDDWSRKFLDEASRDERERVEENIAKVKFFMNTIGNLRGRLMLGKISDPVIGVDIVAGEVMSVGGHPSADKLQICNVNVGKRSIKVVTNDPDVRENDRVAVALLPPQNFMGVVSEGMFLGADGVLRDVEGKPGEMPRGIPLEALNETRNLVEDFLTG, from the coding sequence ATGTGGGACACCAGTAAGGATTACAGGCTCATGGTTGCAGTTAAGGCAGTTGACCTCTTCAGGAGGGCCCTGGAGGCAGGGGGTTTCAGGGGTCAGTGGAAGAAGAAGCCCGCCATCCAGGCCGCCTCTGAGATCGAAAGGACACTGCAGAGCCTCATATATTCATACCTTGAACCTGAGGACCTTGCAGCAAGTTCAGAGATGATGGGTATTGAGGAAAAACTCAAGGAGATAGTTGATGCCCTGGGAGGTGATGACTGGAGCCGTAAATTCCTTGATGAGGCCTCAAGGGATGAGAGGGAGAGGGTCGAGGAGAACATAGCAAAGGTGAAGTTCTTCATGAACACCATTGGAAACCTGAGGGGTCGGCTGATGCTTGGAAAGATATCAGACCCTGTTATTGGAGTTGATATAGTTGCAGGTGAGGTCATGAGTGTTGGGGGGCACCCGTCTGCAGATAAACTTCAGATCTGCAATGTTAACGTAGGAAAGAGATCCATAAAGGTAGTTACAAATGACCCTGATGTAAGGGAGAATGACAGGGTGGCCGTGGCCCTTTTACCACCCCAGAACTTCATGGGTGTTGTGAGTGAGGGGATGTTCCTTGGTGCTGATGGTGTTCTGAGGGACGTTGAAGGAAAGCCTGGGGAGATGCCCCGGGGGATACCCCTCGAAGCGCTCAATGAGACAAGGAATCTCGTAGAGGATTTTCTAACTGGTTAA
- a CDS encoding PRC-barrel domain-containing protein: MVELSSLYGLEIYTSRGKYVGRVQDVVLNIKKGRVSTLKVRPMRHDKKNVGIKDVLKTSIRIVPESDEIRPIQEEGIIDINYERVQAVGDILIISPDVSAEKKVNPLES; the protein is encoded by the coding sequence ATGGTTGAATTATCCAGTCTATATGGACTTGAAATATACACCTCAAGGGGTAAGTACGTTGGAAGGGTTCAGGACGTTGTCCTCAACATCAAGAAGGGACGTGTCTCAACACTGAAGGTCCGTCCAATGAGACATGATAAGAAGAATGTGGGTATAAAGGATGTCCTCAAGACCAGCATAAGGATAGTCCCTGAATCAGATGAGATAAGACCCATACAGGAGGAGGGCATCATCGATATAAACTATGAACGTGTCCAGGCGGTCGGAGATATACTCATAATATCTCCTGATGTTTCAGCGGAGAAAAAGGTAAACCCCCTTGAATCCTGA